AGAACCATGTACACTTCCAGCGGTTACGCCGTGTGACCGGCTATCTGACCGGAGATTACAAAGTGCGCTTTAATGCTGCGAAGCAGGCTGAAGTGCGGGATCGGGTGAAACACCGGTGAATCTATATGGATACATTCCGGAATCAGTGAATGAGGGAACCGGCCTGCGTGCGGTGTTGTTCATCAGCGGATGCCGTCACGCCTGTCCAGGCTGCTTCAGTCCGGATTCATGGAGCTTTCGAGCGGGTGAGCCTTTTACAGAGGAGCGGCAGCAGCAGATTCTGCATGAAGTGACGAACCATCCGTTGCTCGATGGCGTGACGTTGTGTGGCGGTGATCCCTTTTTCTCGGCAGCAGAATGTGCGAACTGGGTTCAGCAGCTCCGCACGGCACGTCCTGATATGACAGTATGGGCTTATACTGGATTCGAATATGAAGAGCTGATGACTGACCCTGCGAGAGCGGAGCTTGCCCGACTATGCGACGTCATTATCGACGGTCGATATATTCAAGCTGAGCGTGACGTCTCTCTGCCCTTCCGTGGCAGTCGGAATCAACGCTTGATTGATGTGCCTGCAACACTAACCACTCAAACCATCGTTACGATGCAGCTCAGTATGCTGTAAGGCACGGGTCCCGCGGACTCGTGTCTTTTTGACGTGCAGCCAATTCATCTCTAAAGAATTATGTTTTATCCATTCTCTCTATTTTCTTCTCTATTGCATGACGATATATTATATAGGTAGTTATTAATTTAGCATTTAAAATTTAACCGTTTACATAAGGTAACCAGGGAGGAATCATCTTTTATATGGATATTGTTCAAGCATTGATTACATGTATGCCTTTCTTTCGAGATACGATTCGTCAGGATGTAACCCTCTCCGTTATTGATCATGAAAAATTCTTATATTTCTCAGCAGGAGAATCGTTAAAGCAACTGAATTATCAACCCGGTGACCCTCTATTGGATGGAAATCGAAATTTTGCTGATCTCAACGGCGGTACAGTCAAACGATTCGATCACTATCCTAAAGATTTGTTCGGTGTTCCTTTTGACGTGGCCTTTATCCCCATTAAAAATGAACAAGGTGAAGTCATCGCCCTGTTTAACCTGCTCTACAGTATGGATGACCAGGACCAGCTGCAACAACTCATGGATGCTACCGAAAACCTGACCAACCAGTTAATTGACAGTGTACAGCATGTGGCAGCACACTCCGAGGAACTCAGTGCCACCACCGAAGAGATCCGGAACAATTCCAAACAAGCCGTACAGAAATCAGGAAATGTAACTCAAGTCGCCAGCTTCATTCGTGAAATCTCCGAACAAACCAATCTGCTCGGCTTGAATGCAGCCATTGAAGCGGCTCGTGTAGGTGAAGCAGGTGCAGGTTTTGGCGTTGTTGCCAAAGAAATTCGCAAACTGTCCGTGGATACCAAAGAAGCAACGGCCCGTATTGAAGATTCTCTTCTCTCGGTTCGGCAATCCATTCAAGGCATGGAGAATGAACTAGGTGAGATCACTGCAAGCTCCCAAGAGCAGGCTGAACTCGTAAACAATTTCATGAGCACAATTGAGCAGCTGAACGAAACCAACAAACAATTGAAGCAATTTGTGCAAAAAATGATTACGTTTGACGGAAAATAAAATACGTGCGATGGCAAAGCATTTTGCATAATTCTATTGCTACCGCTCAGGATAAAAGAGTTGGACAGGAAGAAGCATCCTGATCCAACCAGCTATAGACCAACAAAAGCCTCCGAAAACATTCGGAGGCTTTTTCATTAGCTATATTCAACTTAACGAATCTCGAAGTGACTGATACGTACACCTGCCGACAGCACAATGTATACATCCTGCGCGCCTGATGCACCTGTGAGTTCTGCCTTCACGGTAGACCACTGCTGGGCTTCGCCTTGTACCAGTTCCACACGTCCTGCGAGTGTACCATCTGGTGAGCCGAGTCGCACTTCCAACACAGCGCCAGCTTGTTCTGCGGAGACACGTGCTTCCATTGCTGCTGCCCCACTACCCAGATCGGCATCTTTGAAGGCAATCCATCCTTGCTCTCCAACGACACGGACAGCACTTCCGCCCTCTTTGCTCTCATCCAGGTCAACACCCAGGTAAGCATCATAATTCTCGGCACGGGTGGCGACACTCAAATTACGAGCAGGGATCGTCTCTCCTTCTACCGTCAGGTCTGCAACCAGCTGAACATCGGAGGAAGACTTGGCAACCATAATGGAGTAAGTTCCACTTTCCACAACATAGCGATCACGAGTTACATCCCAGATGGCCAGTTCCTGAACAGGCAAGGTAAAACTAACTTTAGCTGTAGCTCCCGCTTCGATATGAAGACGACGGAATCCTTTTAACGTTTTGAGTGGACGTTTCACGCGGGATTTGCCTGCACGAACGTACAACTGTACAACCTCGTCACTGGCGATTGAACCGGTATTGGTCACATCTACGGTTACCGTAACGTTGCCCTCTGTACTCACTTGAGCCGGGCTAAGTTTCAAATTGCTGTATTTAAATGTTGCATACGTCAGACCATGTCCAAACGGATACAGTACATTGCCTTCAAAATATTGATACGTCCGACCGGATTGAATAATATCGTAATCCTTAATGTCAGTCAGTTGATCTGCCGATTGTACCCACGTCATATTGAGACGGCCTGCCGGCGCGTAGTCGCCATACAATACGTCAGCTACTGCGTTACCCAGTTCCTGTCCTGCGTGTGAAGTATACAATACCGCCGGGATATTGTCCTGAACCCAGTTGGATGTGAACGGATAACTACCTACGATGACAACTACCGTGTTCGGGTTCGCGGCATAGACCGCTTCAACCAAACGTTGCTGGGATTCAGCCAGATCCAGACTTGGACGGTCAATCTCTTCTTTCCCATTGACAAGCGGATTATTACCTACAAAGACAAGCGCCGTATCCGCAGCCTTGGCAGCTGCTACTGCTTCTTCGAGTCCATTCACAATCACATCCTGCTTGAATGTCTCTGTGGTACCGAAGGTTTTCAGATCTTCAGACACTGTGAATGCATCGTTCCCGCCATTAGGTGCAGTCACCGTTTTGCCATTCCATGTGGTGAGACCTACACTGCCATCCTCTTGTGGTAACAGGTGGAATACTTCCTTCACGAACCAGCCATACACTTCATCTGCGGAAGCCGTTACGGTCTCTTCATCTGTCGTCAGATATTTGCCGTTGCTTTCTGCCTGCAAAGTAAAACTTCCGAAGCCCCAGTCGGACACCATGAACGTCTCCGCTTCTCCCGATGCAATAACAGGTGATTTCTCACCTGCCGCCAGTCCAATCTTCTTCCCATTCGCCACGGAAGTTAACGTAATGCGGTCATTTCCATCCTTGAACGCTACTTTGTCGCTGCCTACTTTGCCACGGATCGCCTCAAGTGGGGATACGTTATACGGCATGGTACCTGCATACCAGTCACGATAGACGGTTCCGCCCAATTGACCAATGACAACCACTTTACCTGCCTTCGTTTTGTC
The window above is part of the Paenibacillus sp. 1781tsa1 genome. Proteins encoded here:
- the nrdG gene encoding anaerobic ribonucleoside-triphosphate reductase activating protein, which encodes MNLYGYIPESVNEGTGLRAVLFISGCRHACPGCFSPDSWSFRAGEPFTEERQQQILHEVTNHPLLDGVTLCGGDPFFSAAECANWVQQLRTARPDMTVWAYTGFEYEELMTDPARAELARLCDVIIDGRYIQAERDVSLPFRGSRNQRLIDVPATLTTQTIVTMQLSML
- a CDS encoding methyl-accepting chemotaxis protein yields the protein MDIVQALITCMPFFRDTIRQDVTLSVIDHEKFLYFSAGESLKQLNYQPGDPLLDGNRNFADLNGGTVKRFDHYPKDLFGVPFDVAFIPIKNEQGEVIALFNLLYSMDDQDQLQQLMDATENLTNQLIDSVQHVAAHSEELSATTEEIRNNSKQAVQKSGNVTQVASFIREISEQTNLLGLNAAIEAARVGEAGAGFGVVAKEIRKLSVDTKEATARIEDSLLSVRQSIQGMENELGEITASSQEQAELVNNFMSTIEQLNETNKQLKQFVQKMITFDGK
- a CDS encoding glycoside hydrolase family 3 C-terminal domain-containing protein, which gives rise to MTTNQTKYPFQDTALELDSRVKDLVSRLTEDEKIESMLQYQPAVDRLGVPAYKHGTEAAHGLAWLGEATSFPQPVGLACTWDADLMKEIGSVLGDEARVFYKRNPAVNGLTLWAPTVDMERDPRWGRNEEAYGEDPELTAELTTALVKGIQGDHPKYYKAVATLKHFLANNNEVDRGSGSSSIDPRNMREYYLKAFEKPFKEGGAQSMMTAYNSINGTPALLHPFVNEIVKGEWGMDGFIVSDAGDVMGIKNDHKYYDSHTPGTVESVKAGIDSITDDAELSKQALREGLEQGTLTMDDIDKALFNTFRVRFRLGEFDPEEGNPYAAIGEESMMTEKAKELSLRAAREQVVLLKNDKGTLPLDKTKAGKVVVIGQLGGTVYRDWYAGTMPYNVSPLEAIRGKVGSDKVAFKDGNDRITLTSVANGKKIGLAAGEKSPVIASGEAETFMVSDWGFGSFTLQAESNGKYLTTDEETVTASADEVYGWFVKEVFHLLPQEDGSVGLTTWNGKTVTAPNGGNDAFTVSEDLKTFGTTETFKQDVIVNGLEEAVAAAKAADTALVFVGNNPLVNGKEEIDRPSLDLAESQQRLVEAVYAANPNTVVVIVGSYPFTSNWVQDNIPAVLYTSHAGQELGNAVADVLYGDYAPAGRLNMTWVQSADQLTDIKDYDIIQSGRTYQYFEGNVLYPFGHGLTYATFKYSNLKLSPAQVSTEGNVTVTVDVTNTGSIASDEVVQLYVRAGKSRVKRPLKTLKGFRRLHIEAGATAKVSFTLPVQELAIWDVTRDRYVVESGTYSIMVAKSSSDVQLVADLTVEGETIPARNLSVATRAENYDAYLGVDLDESKEGGSAVRVVGEQGWIAFKDADLGSGAAAMEARVSAEQAGAVLEVRLGSPDGTLAGRVELVQGEAQQWSTVKAELTGASGAQDVYIVLSAGVRISHFEIR